The following proteins come from a genomic window of Falco peregrinus isolate bFalPer1 chromosome 16, bFalPer1.pri, whole genome shotgun sequence:
- the RAB44 gene encoding ras-related protein Rab-44 isoform X2: protein MEPAATSERRAAAKGRRLGSSRRKQLREGSGEALAAAPGPGEEPPWASEMVQRVQDIFRERDKDQAGFVTRSDMQKLQEENFPCSTEELELVFDGLDAAGTGQLSTEEFTAGLRQFLSSHKAAMGHRRRKTASRRVRLVLPSPALEGADSEEQRHFAAFMEQLGMDSVSDEQEIWQLWVKLRQDEPQLLGNLEDFLAKMRHRIQEARSKKAALEVTLNTRRVAEHDKEVQQLCEALEQQIRQEQQRLEQESMARSHRHGAELQRVLDASEREVQRLVTAQMELETRCRSLRSTQQATSTENQQLEESNRVLEDRLQHLHQQLQQTHGRLRTARAAVAWEQAEELGDRAVAELPGETPVSPQMSPEKREKYRSEMWIRLGSHGGKPKSKSTHQVVWEMQPAEISLLGSPRRASSAEEDPFPESLKEECFSDQSSLLREMNDAIVALSKQLKPQALGAPPTPADTAHHLQDDAEPQMGLEKGTAQGTTPGVLPDTLPSHTGHKVFEGDLNEGPAAAELCAPDVTQAGASMGAGHLRDQEPGAEQGESPEEVQRMLFSQGKGAGAKELMLQVAEHLQGALGESMEAGEQEAWMEAGEQEAWMEAGEQEAQMEAGEQEAWMEAGEQEARMEAGEQETRMEAGEQEARMEAGEQEARMEAGEQETRMEAGEQARMEAGEQEARMEAGEQARMEAGEQEARMEAGEQARMEAGEQEARMEAGEQEARMEAGEQETRMEAGEQARMEAGEPEARMEAGEQARMEAGEQEARMEAGEQEARMEAGEQETRMEAGEQAWMEAGEQEARMEAGEQETRMEAGEQETRMEAGEQETQMEAGEQEARMEAGEQARMEAGEQEARMEAGEQEARTEAGEQEARMEAGEQAWMEAGEQAQMEAGEQAWMEAGEQETRMEAGEGTRMEAGEQAWMEVEGGRMDAGKNRLGKGTGPGRS, encoded by the exons ATGGAGCCAGCAGCCACATCCGAGCGGCGGGCGGCTGCCAAGGGCCGGCGCTTGGGCTCCAGCCGGCGCAAGCAGCTGCGTGAAGGCTCcggtgaggcactggcagcagcccccggccccggcgaAGAGCCCCCGTGGGCATCCGAAATGGTGCAGAGAGTGCAGGACATCTTCAGGGAGCGGGACAAGGACCAGGCGGGGTTTGTCACCCGCTCGGACATGCAG aaATTGCAGGAGGAAAATTTCCCGtgcagcacagaggagctggagctCGTCTTCGATGGGCTGGATGCTGCCGGCACCGGGCAGTTAAGCACTGAGGAGTTCACTGCCGGGCTCC GGCAGTTCCTGAGCTCCCACAAAGCTGCCATGGGCCACCGCCGGCGGAAAACAGCATCCCGGAGGGTCCGCTTGGTCCTCCCCAGCCCGGCGTTGGAGGGGGCGGACAGCGAGGAGCAGAGACACTTCGCCGCCTTTATGGAGCAGCTGGGCATGGACAGTGTCTCTGATGA ACAGGAGATATGGCAGCTCTGGGTGAAGCTCCGGCAGGATGAACCCCAACTCCTGGGCAACCTGGAGGACTTTCTGGCCAAGATGAGGCACCGCATCCAGGAAGCCAGGAGCAAGAAGGCGGCATTGGAGGTGACCCTGAACAC caggCGCGTGGCCGAGCACGACAAGGaggtgcagcagctctgcgaggccctggagcagcagattcggcaggagcagcagcggctggagcaggag AGCATGGCCCGGAGCCACCGGCACGGCGCAGAGCTGCAGCGAGTGCTGGATGCCAGCGAGAGGGAGGTGCAGCGCTTGGTCACGGCGCAGATGGAG CTGGAGACACGGTGCCGCAGCCTCCGCAGCACGCAGCAAGCCACCAGCACCgaaaaccagcagctggaggagagcaaCCGGGTGCTGGAGGACCGCCTGCAGCacctccaccagcagctccagcagaccCACGGGCGCCTGCGGACAGCGAGAGCAGCCGTGGCTTGGGAGCAGGCGGAGGAGCTGGG ggaCAGAGcggtggcagagctgcctggcgAGACACCAGTGTCCCCACAG ATGAGtccagagaagagagagaaataccGCTCCGAGATGTGGATCAGGCTGGGGTCCCACGGCGGCAAGCCCAAATCCAAGAGCACCCACCAAGT gGTTTGGGAAATGCAGCCAGCAGAAATAAGCCTTCTGGGCTCCCCGAGGAGAGCAAGCTCTGCAGAAGAGGACCCCTTCCCAGAATCTCTGAAGGAGGAATGCTTTTCTGACCAAAGCTCTTTGCTAAGAGAGATGAATGATGCAATAGTGGCTCTGAGCAAACAGCTGAAGCCACAGGCACTGGGTGCACCCCCCACACCGGCAGACACTGCCCATCACCTCCAGGATGACGCTGAGCCCCAAATGGGGCTGGAGAAAGGCACAGCCCAAGGCACAACTCCTGGGGTCCTGCCAGACACCCTCCCCAGCCACACTGGTCACAAGGTGTTTGAAGGAGACCTGAACGAGGGACCAGCTGCGGCTGAGCTTTGTGCTCCAGACGTGACACAGGCTGGTGCGTCCATGGGAGCTGGGCACCTCAGGGATCAGGAGccaggggcagagcagggggagagCCCGGAGGAGGTGCAGAGGATGTTATTCTCACAAGGAAAAGGTGCTGGTGCGAAGGAGCTGATGTTACAGGTGGCTGAGCATCTGCAAGGAGCACTGGGAGAAAGCatggaggcaggagagcaggaggcatggatggaggcaggagagcaggaggcatggatggaggcaggagagcaggaggcacagatggaggcaggggagcaggaggcatggatggaggcaggggagcaggaggcacggatggaggcaggagagcaggagacacggatggaggcaggggagcaggaggcacggatggaggcaggggagcaggaggcacggatggaggcaggagagcaggagacacggatggaggcaggagagcaggcacggatggaggcaggggagcaggaggcacggatggaggcaggagagcaggcacggatggaggcaggagagcaggaggcacggatggaggcaggggagcaggcacggatggaggcaggagagcaggaggcacggatggaggcaggggagcaggaggcacggatggaggcaggagagcaggagacacggatggaggcaggagagcaggcacGGATGGAGGCAGGGGAGCCGGAGGCACGGAtggaggcaggggagcaggcacggatggaggcaggagagcaggaggcacggatggaggcaggagagcaggaggcacggatggaggcaggggagcaggagaCACGGAtggaggcaggggagcaggcatggatggaggcaggagagcaggaggcacggatggaggcaggagagcaggagacacggatggaggcaggggagcaggagaCACGGAtggaggcaggggagcaggagaCACAgatggaggcaggagagcaggaggcacggatggaggcaggggagcaggcacggatggaggcaggagagcaggaggcacggatggaggcaggagagcaggaggcacGGACggaggcaggggagcaggaggcacggatggaggcaggggagcaggcatggatggaggcaggggagcaggcacagatggaggcaggggagcaggcatggatggaggcaggagagcaggagacacggatggaggcaggagaggggacacggatggaggcaggggagcaggcaTGGATGGAGGTGGAGGGGGGCAGGATGGACGCAGGAAAAAACAGGCTGGGAAAAGGCACAGGTCCTGGGAGAAGCTGA
- the RAB44 gene encoding ras-related protein Rab-44 isoform X5 — protein MEPAATSERRAAAKGRRLGSSRRKQLREGSGEALAAAPGPGEEPPWASEMVQRVQDIFRERDKDQAGFVTRSDMQKLQEENFPCSTEELELVFDGLDAAGTGQLSTEEFTAGLRQFLSSHKAAMGHRRRKTASRRVRLVLPSPALEGADSEEQRHFAAFMEQLGMDSVSDEQEIWQLWVKLRQDEPQLLGNLEDFLAKMRHRIQEARSKKAALEVTLNTRVAEHDKEVQQLCEALEQQIRQEQQRLEQESMARSHRHGAELQRVLDASEREVQRLVTAQMELETRCRSLRSTQQATSTENQQLEESNRVLEDRLQHLHQQLQQTHGRLRTARAAVAWEQAEELGDRAVAELPGETPVSPQMSPEKREKYRSEMWIRLGSHGGKPKSKSTHQVVWEMQPAEISLLGSPRRASSAEEDPFPESLKEECFSDQSSLLREMNDAIVALSKQLKPQALGAPPTPADTAHHLQDDAEPQMGLEKGTAQGTTPGVLPDTLPSHTGHKVFEGDLNEGPAAAELCAPDVTQADVWQLRASGQAAQSELREQVSAQADKVMVVHAASQQPEEKPQHVMETEQVAARPAEPPKQEVPPALTLHTRVQQEEDAGNDQLGMVFRDCALGDAAHSSTQPQGRLLPEQSEDLSVGQQEKMQEAGWKTSSEGEPSPGEPRAVTAGWSGAALRGSPEAPLDPDHLYNVLFVGDSHVGKTSFLYRLHADTFNPHLTATVGLDYQIKHLIVDNRRFALRLWDSAGQERYHSVTKQFFRKADGVVLMYDITSEYSFSDVRYWLSCIQEGAEEGVAVLLLGNKTDCAAERRVPTKEGERLAKEHQLMFYECSAASGHNVSESMVSLIRLLKVREDELKAKAEEVPKPPQKKKGCC, from the exons ATGGAGCCAGCAGCCACATCCGAGCGGCGGGCGGCTGCCAAGGGCCGGCGCTTGGGCTCCAGCCGGCGCAAGCAGCTGCGTGAAGGCTCcggtgaggcactggcagcagcccccggccccggcgaAGAGCCCCCGTGGGCATCCGAAATGGTGCAGAGAGTGCAGGACATCTTCAGGGAGCGGGACAAGGACCAGGCGGGGTTTGTCACCCGCTCGGACATGCAG aaATTGCAGGAGGAAAATTTCCCGtgcagcacagaggagctggagctCGTCTTCGATGGGCTGGATGCTGCCGGCACCGGGCAGTTAAGCACTGAGGAGTTCACTGCCGGGCTCC GGCAGTTCCTGAGCTCCCACAAAGCTGCCATGGGCCACCGCCGGCGGAAAACAGCATCCCGGAGGGTCCGCTTGGTCCTCCCCAGCCCGGCGTTGGAGGGGGCGGACAGCGAGGAGCAGAGACACTTCGCCGCCTTTATGGAGCAGCTGGGCATGGACAGTGTCTCTGATGA ACAGGAGATATGGCAGCTCTGGGTGAAGCTCCGGCAGGATGAACCCCAACTCCTGGGCAACCTGGAGGACTTTCTGGCCAAGATGAGGCACCGCATCCAGGAAGCCAGGAGCAAGAAGGCGGCATTGGAGGTGACCCTGAACAC gCGCGTGGCCGAGCACGACAAGGaggtgcagcagctctgcgaggccctggagcagcagattcggcaggagcagcagcggctggagcaggag AGCATGGCCCGGAGCCACCGGCACGGCGCAGAGCTGCAGCGAGTGCTGGATGCCAGCGAGAGGGAGGTGCAGCGCTTGGTCACGGCGCAGATGGAG CTGGAGACACGGTGCCGCAGCCTCCGCAGCACGCAGCAAGCCACCAGCACCgaaaaccagcagctggaggagagcaaCCGGGTGCTGGAGGACCGCCTGCAGCacctccaccagcagctccagcagaccCACGGGCGCCTGCGGACAGCGAGAGCAGCCGTGGCTTGGGAGCAGGCGGAGGAGCTGGG ggaCAGAGcggtggcagagctgcctggcgAGACACCAGTGTCCCCACAG ATGAGtccagagaagagagagaaataccGCTCCGAGATGTGGATCAGGCTGGGGTCCCACGGCGGCAAGCCCAAATCCAAGAGCACCCACCAAGT gGTTTGGGAAATGCAGCCAGCAGAAATAAGCCTTCTGGGCTCCCCGAGGAGAGCAAGCTCTGCAGAAGAGGACCCCTTCCCAGAATCTCTGAAGGAGGAATGCTTTTCTGACCAAAGCTCTTTGCTAAGAGAGATGAATGATGCAATAGTGGCTCTGAGCAAACAGCTGAAGCCACAGGCACTGGGTGCACCCCCCACACCGGCAGACACTGCCCATCACCTCCAGGATGACGCTGAGCCCCAAATGGGGCTGGAGAAAGGCACAGCCCAAGGCACAACTCCTGGGGTCCTGCCAGACACCCTCCCCAGCCACACTGGTCACAAGGTGTTTGAAGGAGACCTGAACGAGGGACCAGCTGCGGCTGAGCTTTGTGCTCCAGACGTGACACAGGCTG ATGTGTGGCAGCTACGTGCTTCGGGACAGGCAGCCCAAAGCGAGCTCCGGGAGCAGGTCTCCGCACAGGCAGATAAGGTGATGGTGGTTcatgctgcttcccagcagccgGAGGAGAAGCCACAGCATGTGATGGAAACAGAGCAGGTAGCTGCCAGACCTGCTGAGCCTCCAAAACAAGAGGTGCCACCAGCATTAACCCTTCACACGAGGGTCCAACAGGAGGAAGATGCTGGGAATGATCAGCTGGGGATGGTCTTCAGAGACTGTGCACTGGGGGatgcagcccacagcagcacccagccccaggggcGGCTCTTGCCAGAACAGAGCGAAGACCTCAGTGTTGGTCAACAGGAGAAGATGCAAGAGGCTGGGTGGAAAACAAGTTCAGAAGGtgagcccagcccaggagagccAAGGGCTGTGACTGCAGGTTGGTCAGGAGCTGCCCTGAGGGGTAGTCCTGAAGCCCCCCTGGACCCAGACCACCTCTACAACGTGCTCTTTGTTGGGGACTCCCATGTGGGCAAAACATCGTTCCTGTACCGCTTGCACGCCGACACCTTCAACCCGCACCTCACTGCCACAGTAG GGCTGGATTATCAGATCAAACACCTCATCGTGGACAACAGGCGCTTTGCTCTCCGCCTGTGGGACTCAGCTGGTCAGGAAAG GTACCACAGTGTCACCAAGCAGTTTTTTCGGAAAGCGGACGGGGTGGTGCTGATGTACGACATCACATCGGAGTACTCCTTCTCGGACGTGCGGTACTGGCTGAGCTGCATCCAG gagggagcagaggagggagtTGCTGTTCTGCTTCTCGGGAACAAAACGGACTGCGCTGCGGAGAGACGGGTCCCTACGAAGGAGGGCGAGCGCTTGGCCAAG GAGCATCAGCTCATGTTTTATGAATGCAGCGCTGCCTCGGGCCACAACGTCTCCGAGTCCATGGTCAGCCTCATCAG gttGCTCAAAGTTCGTGAGGATGAGTTGAAAGCTAAGGCAGAAGAGGTACCAAAGCCACCCCAGAAGAAAAAGGGCTGCTGCTGA